A segment of the Symmachiella macrocystis genome:
CTGAGGAAGGGGCGCGCCTCACGCTTTGCCCGGATCGGACCACGGCGTAAGATGGCATAGCGTGAAACGGTACTCTCCCTCTTACAACAGGCCTTATCTTAAAACTATGTTGCTCATTGGATCTTGGTGGCGAAATCGACGTCGCCGCAAACTGTGTGCGGAACCGTTCCCGGACGTGTGGGAAGAACTCCTGCACCGCAATGCCGCGTTTTTCTCAAAACTCACGCCGCCGCAACAAGCGAAATTGCGCGACGACTTGCGGGTGTTTATTGCCGAGAAGGATTGGGAAGGCTGCAATGGCTTGAAGATGTCCGACGAGATCCAAGTCACCATCGCCGCCAATGCCTGCTTGTTGGCGCTGGAGCTGCCCGAGGGAATGTTCGACCGGGTGCGGACAATTTTGGTCTACCCCGGCGATTACGTGGTCCCCGATCGTTCCGTCGGCCCCGACGGCGTGGTCCGAGAAGGGCCCTCGGCGCGGCATGGGGAAGCTTGGTTGCGGGGTCCGGTAATTTTGTCCTGGACCAATGCTCTAGAAGGGGGACAAAACGCACGGGACGGACGCAACGTGGTGTTTCACGAATTCGCGCACCAGTTGGACATGCTAGACGGCGTCGTCGACGGCATGCCGCCACTGGCCGGCAAAGCCCAACAACAGCGGTGGCAGCAGATCACCCGACAAGCCCAAGCAGAGTTACACCACGACCTACGCCACGGCCGGCCGACGTTGTTGGATCCGTATGCGGCGACAAATGCCCAGGAGTTTTTTGCCGTAGCGACGGAGTGTTTCTTTGAACGCTCGAAGGCGATGCGGAAACGGCAACCGGA
Coding sequences within it:
- a CDS encoding M90 family metallopeptidase; this translates as MLLIGSWWRNRRRRKLCAEPFPDVWEELLHRNAAFFSKLTPPQQAKLRDDLRVFIAEKDWEGCNGLKMSDEIQVTIAANACLLALELPEGMFDRVRTILVYPGDYVVPDRSVGPDGVVREGPSARHGEAWLRGPVILSWTNALEGGQNARDGRNVVFHEFAHQLDMLDGVVDGMPPLAGKAQQQRWQQITRQAQAELHHDLRHGRPTLLDPYAATNAQEFFAVATECFFERSKAMRKRQPELYGLLSDYYRQDPAGRSVHG